The proteins below come from a single Halobacillus salinarum genomic window:
- the cidR gene encoding cidABC operon transcriptional activator CidR — MDIHHLQYFIEVSRFNSFTKAADHLYVTQPTISKMIKNLETELGVELFDRSHRKLVLTDAGRVILEQAQIIDKAFKNLQTELDDLLGLQKGHIRIGLPPIMDADQFIRILGDFHHKYPNITFQLVEDGAKKIEENVNQEELDAGITVMPTQEEHFHYFSFMKEELKLVVPPTHRLASRKQVKLEELEDEQFILFNKDFVINDKITTSCKEAGFIPKVVSESSQWDFIGKMIASNLGVSILPYSVSQLLKEEVCVIKVVKPTIEWDLALIWRKDHYLSYATKEWLKFIQNALATP, encoded by the coding sequence ATGGATATTCATCATCTGCAATATTTTATCGAAGTATCACGATTCAACAGCTTTACAAAGGCTGCAGACCATTTATATGTCACCCAGCCAACGATCAGCAAGATGATTAAAAATCTGGAAACAGAGCTTGGTGTCGAATTATTCGACCGTTCCCACCGGAAGTTAGTGTTGACGGATGCCGGCCGAGTGATCCTTGAGCAGGCGCAAATCATTGATAAAGCTTTTAAAAACCTGCAGACTGAACTGGATGACTTGTTAGGTTTACAGAAAGGACACATTCGTATTGGTCTGCCACCCATCATGGATGCTGACCAATTCATTCGTATTCTTGGTGATTTCCATCATAAATATCCAAATATTACGTTCCAGCTCGTGGAGGATGGGGCGAAGAAGATTGAGGAGAATGTGAATCAGGAAGAATTGGATGCCGGTATTACCGTAATGCCGACGCAGGAGGAGCACTTTCATTACTTTTCCTTTATGAAAGAAGAGCTTAAGCTAGTCGTTCCTCCCACTCACCGATTAGCCTCAAGAAAGCAAGTGAAACTGGAAGAGCTTGAAGATGAACAGTTCATTCTTTTTAATAAAGACTTTGTGATTAATGATAAAATTACCACCTCCTGTAAAGAAGCAGGTTTTATCCCGAAAGTTGTTTCTGAAAGCTCGCAGTGGGATTTTATTGGGAAAATGATCGCCTCCAATTTAGGTGTTTCGATACTACCATACAGCGTATCTCAGTTGTTAAAGGAAGAAGTCTGCGTAATCAAAGTAGTGAAACCAACTATAGAATGGGATCTTGCACTTATTTGGCGTAAAGATCATTACTTATCTTATGCAACTAAAGAATGGCTGAAATTCATTCAGAATGCGCTCGCTACACCATAG
- a CDS encoding esterase/lipase family protein has translation MKHYVRSNNASIAVQHVAPQSNPGQWILGKTPSFLNEHAKPLVFVHGLNSSSSTWWEDNDMYTTALNQGYQTAFVDLYPVKDMMENGELLAKVLKEIYEHFNETLIVIGHSKGGVDAQSALIYFQSSPYVERLLTLSSPHHGSPLADLAYSNWAGWLAGILGNKNDATFALQTGYMAQYRMKTDESPLITKNPLYTLGGTGWGLLELLYTGAVSI, from the coding sequence GTGAAGCATTATGTAAGATCAAACAATGCTTCAATAGCCGTTCAACACGTTGCTCCTCAAAGTAATCCCGGCCAATGGATACTTGGAAAGACTCCTTCTTTTCTAAACGAACATGCTAAACCGCTCGTCTTTGTGCACGGTTTAAACAGCTCTTCCTCTACTTGGTGGGAAGATAACGATATGTACACAACAGCTCTAAATCAGGGCTATCAAACGGCATTCGTAGACTTATACCCCGTAAAGGATATGATGGAGAATGGTGAATTACTTGCAAAAGTGCTCAAGGAAATATACGAGCATTTTAACGAAACTCTTATCGTTATCGGACACAGTAAAGGGGGAGTGGATGCTCAATCCGCACTGATTTATTTTCAGTCCTCTCCGTATGTAGAAAGACTGTTGACTCTTTCTTCCCCACACCACGGTTCTCCGCTCGCTGACCTCGCCTACAGCAATTGGGCAGGATGGCTGGCCGGAATTCTCGGGAATAAAAATGACGCCACTTTTGCCCTGCAAACAGGTTACATGGCTCAATACCGCATGAAAACCGACGAAAGTCCGCTGATTACAAAAAACCCGCTCTATACGCTAGGCGGCACAGGCTGGGGGCTTTTGGAACTTCTTTATACTGGGGCGGTCTCTATTTAA
- a CDS encoding BglG family transcription antiterminator, which produces MTTILRELMAVEHPLTSTHLASKNGVTSRTTRNDIKQLEEEISAYGAVIKPIRGKGYRLVVHNAQLFRKYLKDAFQENKEAGESLPIYPEDRVRYLISRLLLAEGYMKLDELAEEMHVSKSTIQNDLKAVRQLLDKYGITIDIKPNYGMKLQGTEMRLRFCMAEFILDRNGEKPLNQDLTMHLSALTSEDLSDIWKIMIDEIKEHEITPSDIAINNLYIHIAIAYKRIQSGHHVSLYKASIEEITNKKEYEVADRIVSKVESRLGTTFPEEEVAYIAIHLLGTKMVTDNHLTENRIGEVLGSEIYDVTLEILDRIENKYQLGIRHDHELIIGLGLHLKPAVNRYRYGMNIRNPMLDDIKANYPLMFEAAITAGAVLEEELGIKVDENEIGYMALHIGAAIERIKMNQAPKRCMIVCASGVGSAQLLKYKLQSAFPAKLEVAGTTEYYKLPQMSLEGIDFIVSSIPISEPLPVPVVQVNTIPADKDLRNIEHVLMEHASSLRRFINKELVFLQKSFKRKHDVLAFMDEALQSKKLVGKEFLSSVKEREEAAPTEFGNLVAIPHPITPQTDTTFLTFCTLEKPIQWKNQKVQFICLLCVKKNSTEDLQSMYKALTKIIDNAHLVGNLLKCKTYEEFQAILANE; this is translated from the coding sequence ATGACCACGATTTTGCGCGAATTAATGGCTGTTGAACATCCCTTAACGAGTACACATCTAGCGAGTAAAAATGGAGTAACTTCAAGAACGACCCGTAATGATATAAAACAACTGGAAGAAGAAATTTCTGCTTATGGAGCCGTCATTAAACCGATAAGAGGTAAAGGCTACAGGCTTGTCGTTCACAATGCCCAGCTCTTTCGAAAATATTTAAAAGATGCTTTTCAAGAGAATAAGGAAGCAGGTGAAAGTCTCCCCATTTATCCAGAAGACAGGGTTCGTTATTTGATTTCCCGGCTGCTGCTTGCAGAGGGCTACATGAAGTTGGATGAATTGGCTGAAGAAATGCATGTCAGTAAATCGACGATTCAAAATGATTTAAAAGCAGTGCGCCAACTATTAGATAAGTATGGCATTACCATTGATATTAAGCCTAACTATGGAATGAAGCTTCAAGGGACTGAAATGAGGCTTCGCTTTTGTATGGCCGAATTTATCTTAGATCGTAATGGGGAAAAGCCACTGAATCAAGATTTAACCATGCACCTTTCTGCGCTCACTAGCGAAGATCTTTCAGATATATGGAAAATTATGATTGATGAAATTAAAGAGCACGAAATCACTCCGTCAGATATCGCTATTAACAACCTTTATATACACATAGCGATTGCTTATAAGCGGATCCAGTCAGGTCATCACGTCTCATTGTATAAAGCGAGCATCGAAGAAATTACGAATAAGAAAGAATATGAAGTCGCTGACAGAATCGTCAGCAAAGTTGAATCAAGGCTTGGAACCACTTTTCCTGAGGAGGAAGTGGCTTATATAGCGATCCATCTCCTTGGAACAAAAATGGTAACGGACAATCATCTTACTGAGAACCGTATCGGAGAAGTGCTAGGCAGTGAAATCTATGATGTCACTTTAGAGATCCTTGATAGGATTGAGAATAAGTATCAGCTTGGCATTCGTCATGATCATGAATTGATTATTGGTCTAGGACTTCATTTAAAACCAGCGGTCAACCGGTATCGATACGGGATGAACATTCGAAACCCGATGCTTGACGATATTAAAGCTAATTATCCTCTTATGTTTGAAGCGGCGATTACAGCAGGAGCAGTCCTTGAGGAAGAGCTGGGGATTAAGGTGGATGAAAATGAGATTGGGTATATGGCCTTGCATATTGGTGCTGCAATTGAACGGATAAAAATGAACCAAGCACCGAAGCGCTGCATGATCGTTTGTGCATCCGGGGTAGGAAGTGCGCAGCTGCTTAAGTATAAACTGCAATCCGCTTTTCCGGCTAAACTTGAAGTGGCAGGGACCACCGAATATTATAAGCTGCCGCAAATGTCTCTGGAAGGAATCGATTTTATTGTCAGCTCCATTCCAATTTCTGAACCGCTCCCTGTTCCGGTTGTTCAAGTGAATACCATACCAGCAGACAAGGATTTAAGAAACATTGAACATGTACTGATGGAGCATGCCTCCAGCCTGCGCCGTTTTATTAATAAGGAGCTTGTTTTTTTACAAAAGTCTTTTAAAAGAAAGCATGACGTCCTTGCTTTCATGGACGAAGCTCTTCAAAGTAAAAAGCTTGTGGGTAAAGAGTTTCTTTCGTCAGTAAAAGAAAGAGAGGAGGCAGCGCCGACAGAATTCGGTAATTTAGTGGCCATTCCCCATCCCATTACTCCGCAGACAGACACGACTTTCTTAACATTCTGCACATTAGAGAAGCCGATTCAGTGGAAAAATCAAAAGGTACAATTCATCTGCCTCTTATGTGTGAAGAAAAACAGTACCGAAGATTTGCAATCGATGTATAAAGCACTAACTAAAATTATTGATAATGCTCACCTCGTTGGAAACCTGTTAAAATGTAAAACATACGAAGAGTTTCAAGCGATACTCGCAAACGAATAG
- a CDS encoding LCP family glycopolymer transferase produces MGRIEKNKQKRKKGKWWKILLLVLLLVLLAGGGYVYSIFHDVRSTVNTQLHKDVASIDTSVTKKKVKNKEPLHILLLGVDERQNDKGRSDTMIVLTLDPDHDQMQLVSIPRDTKTKIIGDGRITRINHSYAYGGSEMSVDTVENFLDVDLDYYVRVNMEGLSQLVDSVNGVTITNDRAFSQGGYNFPVGKQHLNGKQALSYVRMRKQDPQGDLGRNERQRKVITAIVDKGASLNMMNQIRDVMDVLGNNVTTNMEFSDMRRLAMNYGSARKQSSTYQMSGTGTMSNGMYLMVMSDSEVQKVHNMIVNFGK; encoded by the coding sequence ATGGGAAGAATAGAAAAAAATAAACAGAAGCGAAAGAAAGGCAAATGGTGGAAAATCCTCCTTCTTGTCTTGTTACTCGTGCTCCTTGCAGGCGGAGGCTACGTTTATTCGATCTTTCATGACGTAAGATCTACCGTTAATACGCAATTACATAAAGATGTGGCATCCATTGACACATCGGTGACGAAGAAAAAGGTTAAAAATAAGGAACCTCTCCACATTCTCTTGCTGGGAGTAGATGAGCGGCAGAATGATAAAGGAAGATCTGATACGATGATCGTCCTCACCTTGGATCCTGATCATGATCAAATGCAGCTGGTCAGTATCCCGCGTGACACTAAAACAAAAATCATTGGTGACGGACGGATCACCCGTATCAATCACTCTTACGCCTACGGCGGAAGTGAAATGTCAGTCGATACGGTCGAAAATTTTCTCGATGTTGATCTTGATTATTATGTTCGTGTAAATATGGAAGGACTATCTCAACTTGTCGATTCCGTAAACGGAGTGACGATCACAAATGACCGTGCATTCTCGCAGGGAGGCTACAATTTCCCAGTTGGAAAACAGCACTTGAACGGAAAGCAGGCCTTATCCTACGTACGTATGCGTAAACAAGACCCACAAGGAGATCTTGGGAGGAATGAACGGCAGCGGAAAGTGATTACAGCCATTGTCGATAAAGGAGCAAGCCTGAACATGATGAACCAAATAAGGGATGTCATGGATGTGCTTGGAAATAATGTCACGACAAATATGGAGTTTTCAGACATGCGCAGGCTCGCGATGAACTACGGTAGTGCCCGCAAGCAATCCTCCACTTATCAGATGAGTGGCACAGGAACGATGAGTAACGGGATGTATTTGATGGTCATGTCCGATTCAGAAGTTCAAAAGGTTCACAATATGATTGTTAATTTTGGAAAATAA
- a CDS encoding glycoside hydrolase family 1 protein, with amino-acid sequence MAVKYKFPEGFWWGSATSATQIEGAAHEGGKGMNIWDYWYKQEPNRFFDEVGPETTSDFYHLYKDDIARMKEIGHTTFRFSISWARLIPGGSGDVNEEAVSFYNRVIDELIDQEIEPFINLFHFDMPLEMQEMGGWESREVVEYYVTYAKQAFNLFGDRVKKWFTFNEPIVPVEGGYLYDFHYPNVVDASRAIQVAYNTMIASAKAIKTFRSTDIHEGQIGIILNLTPSYPRSEHPADLKAANACDLFFNRSFLDPAVLGKFPQGLIALLEEHGHLPETKEGDESLLNENTVDLLGVNYYQPRRVKAKEHLPNPYGPFMPDWFFDPYEMPGRKMNKYRGWEIYEKGIYDIMVNLKENYGNIPSFISENGMGVQDEERFIEDGRIEDDYRIDFIKGHLRWLNKAIQEGCNAKGYHLWSFMDNWSWMNAYKNRYGFFSVDLETKERKPKKSAYFIKEVAEKNGF; translated from the coding sequence ATGGCAGTAAAGTATAAGTTTCCAGAGGGATTTTGGTGGGGCAGCGCTACTTCTGCAACACAAATAGAAGGAGCGGCTCACGAAGGCGGAAAAGGGATGAACATTTGGGACTATTGGTACAAACAAGAACCGAATCGCTTTTTTGATGAAGTTGGTCCGGAAACAACTTCGGACTTTTACCATCTTTATAAAGACGATATTGCCCGGATGAAAGAAATCGGTCATACTACGTTTCGTTTCTCGATCTCTTGGGCGAGGCTGATTCCAGGAGGAAGCGGTGACGTAAATGAAGAAGCGGTTTCCTTTTATAATCGCGTTATTGATGAATTGATAGACCAGGAGATTGAACCATTTATTAACTTGTTTCACTTTGACATGCCGCTGGAAATGCAAGAGATGGGCGGATGGGAAAGCAGGGAAGTGGTTGAGTATTATGTGACGTATGCGAAACAGGCCTTTAACTTGTTTGGGGATCGTGTGAAAAAGTGGTTTACGTTTAACGAACCGATCGTCCCGGTAGAAGGGGGATATCTTTACGATTTCCACTATCCAAATGTTGTCGACGCTAGCAGGGCTATTCAGGTTGCCTACAATACAATGATCGCCAGTGCCAAAGCTATTAAAACTTTCCGCTCTACAGACATTCACGAAGGGCAGATAGGGATTATCCTGAACTTGACGCCCTCTTATCCTAGGAGCGAGCATCCAGCTGATTTAAAGGCAGCTAACGCCTGTGATCTGTTCTTTAATCGCAGCTTCCTTGATCCGGCCGTTTTAGGGAAATTTCCACAGGGGTTAATCGCTTTATTAGAAGAGCATGGCCACCTTCCAGAGACAAAGGAAGGAGACGAGTCGCTGCTTAATGAAAATACAGTGGACTTATTAGGAGTTAATTATTATCAGCCGCGTCGTGTGAAAGCTAAAGAGCACCTGCCGAATCCATATGGTCCATTTATGCCGGATTGGTTCTTTGATCCTTATGAAATGCCGGGAAGAAAGATGAATAAGTATCGCGGCTGGGAGATCTATGAAAAAGGAATCTACGACATCATGGTGAATCTTAAAGAAAATTACGGAAACATTCCTTCCTTTATCTCTGAAAATGGTATGGGAGTACAGGATGAAGAGCGTTTCATAGAAGATGGACGCATTGAAGATGATTACCGAATCGATTTTATTAAAGGGCATTTAAGATGGCTGAACAAGGCGATCCAAGAGGGCTGCAATGCAAAGGGATACCATCTTTGGTCGTTTATGGATAACTGGTCATGGATGAACGCCTACAAAAACCGCTATGGATTTTTCTCTGTAGATTTGGAAACCAAAGAGCGAAAGCCAAAGAAGAGTGCGTATTTTATTAAAGAGGTTGCCGAAAAAAACGGATTTTAA
- a CDS encoding acyl-CoA thioesterase encodes MEAKSPKESLIVNTDQVMINDLNNYNTLFGGVLMKKLDNNATLSARRHARVKECVTASTDSIDFLHPIHQTDSVCVESFVSYTGNRSMEIFCKVIAEDMITGERRMAATAFLTFVALDEDKKPVQVPDVVPETEEEKFLYESGEERAKTRRIRRKHSKELTEIIGLEKPWEKEGEYVGTNASQS; translated from the coding sequence ATGGAAGCTAAAAGTCCAAAAGAAAGTTTAATCGTAAATACAGACCAGGTCATGATTAATGATTTAAATAATTATAATACTTTATTTGGTGGAGTACTGATGAAGAAACTTGATAACAACGCTACTTTATCAGCTAGACGGCACGCTCGGGTGAAAGAATGTGTGACAGCATCAACAGACTCCATTGATTTTCTTCACCCTATTCACCAGACAGACTCTGTTTGTGTGGAATCCTTCGTGTCATATACAGGCAATCGTTCGATGGAAATCTTTTGTAAGGTTATTGCTGAAGATATGATTACCGGAGAAAGACGGATGGCAGCTACAGCCTTTTTAACCTTCGTTGCCCTTGACGAAGATAAAAAACCGGTTCAGGTTCCTGATGTGGTACCTGAGACGGAGGAAGAGAAATTTCTTTATGAATCAGGGGAAGAACGGGCAAAAACACGACGCATCCGCCGTAAACACAGTAAAGAGCTTACGGAAATCATCGGACTTGAAAAACCATGGGAGAAGGAGGGCGAATACGTTGGTACAAACGCTAGCCAGTCTTAA
- the celB gene encoding PTS cellobiose transporter subunit IIC, whose product MNKFMEVLENFLMPVADRLNNNRYLTALRDGFMVALPIIIFGSIFVVIANLPFLDALIGEDAYKEYQRVLGPASAGTLSIMATFVIVGIGYKLTEQYGGEAIYGGVTALAAFLILTPQVVDDVTGVISTESLGSKGMFVGIFTAFISAELYRYFVGKDLTIKMPSGVPGAVSRSFSALLPITFTLTIFLGIRILFLYTPFETVQNFIYTVVQAPLTALSSGLPATIVAVLMIQIFWFFGLHGQIIVNSVMDPIWYSLANENLDAFKAGEQLPHIVNKQFIDSFIVGMGGSGMTLAVIIGIFLIGKSRQLKELGKLGAPAGIFNVNEPIIFGLPIIMNPIVFIPWMLAPVIVTIITYGAMATGIVPPPTGVIVPWTTPTILNGAIATNSWQGGVLQAFNIGVVFLVWWPFLQVLDKRYYESEEEEETSGEIRQSS is encoded by the coding sequence GTGAACAAATTCATGGAAGTATTAGAGAATTTCTTAATGCCCGTTGCTGATAGGTTAAATAACAATCGTTACTTGACGGCCCTCAGGGACGGATTTATGGTTGCTCTTCCAATCATTATTTTTGGTTCAATTTTTGTCGTCATTGCCAATCTCCCTTTTCTTGACGCTCTCATTGGGGAGGATGCTTATAAAGAATACCAGCGTGTGCTTGGTCCAGCTTCAGCGGGTACGCTGTCGATTATGGCGACTTTTGTCATTGTCGGCATAGGCTATAAGCTAACTGAGCAGTACGGGGGAGAAGCGATTTATGGCGGCGTTACCGCACTTGCTGCCTTTCTGATTTTAACTCCTCAGGTAGTGGATGATGTAACAGGAGTCATTTCAACAGAAAGCCTTGGTTCGAAAGGAATGTTCGTGGGTATTTTTACAGCGTTTATTTCAGCTGAGCTTTATCGATATTTTGTAGGGAAAGATTTAACGATAAAAATGCCGTCTGGTGTACCGGGAGCTGTATCGAGATCATTCAGCGCTCTTTTGCCGATCACCTTTACACTGACGATATTTCTCGGAATTCGTATTTTATTTCTCTATACGCCTTTTGAAACTGTACAGAACTTTATTTATACCGTGGTGCAGGCTCCTTTAACTGCCTTAAGCAGCGGCTTGCCTGCAACAATAGTGGCGGTTTTAATGATTCAGATCTTCTGGTTCTTTGGGCTGCACGGTCAGATTATCGTGAACTCCGTAATGGACCCAATTTGGTATTCCCTCGCTAACGAAAATCTGGATGCCTTTAAAGCAGGAGAACAGCTGCCGCATATCGTAAATAAACAATTTATTGACTCTTTTATCGTAGGGATGGGCGGTTCAGGGATGACGCTTGCTGTGATCATTGGAATATTTCTGATAGGAAAAAGCCGCCAGTTGAAAGAGCTGGGTAAATTAGGGGCTCCTGCAGGAATATTTAACGTAAATGAACCGATTATCTTTGGTTTACCGATCATTATGAATCCCATTGTCTTTATTCCTTGGATGCTTGCTCCTGTTATTGTGACGATCATCACGTATGGTGCTATGGCCACAGGCATCGTACCGCCGCCTACCGGGGTTATTGTTCCGTGGACAACACCAACGATCCTCAATGGAGCCATTGCTACGAACTCATGGCAGGGTGGAGTGCTGCAGGCTTTTAACATTGGTGTTGTTTTCTTGGTCTGGTGGCCGTTTTTACAAGTGCTTGATAAACGCTATTATGAATCTGAAGAAGAGGAAGAAACGAGTGGCGAAATACGTCAGTCATCTTGA
- a CDS encoding PTS sugar transporter subunit IIB: MKRILLACSAGMSTSLLVTKMQEAAQTKGVECEIWAVAQDRAMKDMEKADVLLIGPQMRFMKRKFEKTAGEVGIPVDIIDPMAYGRVDGEAVLSKALDLIG, from the coding sequence ATGAAGCGGATTTTACTAGCCTGCTCAGCAGGTATGTCCACTAGTCTATTAGTTACAAAAATGCAGGAGGCAGCACAAACGAAAGGTGTCGAATGTGAGATTTGGGCAGTTGCTCAAGATCGTGCGATGAAAGATATGGAAAAAGCAGATGTGCTGTTAATCGGTCCACAGATGAGGTTCATGAAAAGGAAATTTGAGAAAACAGCTGGTGAAGTAGGGATTCCGGTGGACATTATTGATCCAATGGCCTACGGGCGTGTAGATGGGGAAGCTGTTCTTAGTAAAGCTTTAGATTTAATCGGTTAA
- a CDS encoding TrkH family potassium uptake protein: MSMLKVSHLFDRLSPFQIIVIFYISAVMISTLLISLPFLHKDGEPISFIDSLFTAVSAVSVTGLTVVPTQETFNTAGYFVIMFILQFGGIGIMTLGTFIWMIMGKKIGLKRRELIKTDQNRTTFSGLVRLIRQILVIIIAIEIVGALVLGLYFTEYFPTVGEAFVQGMFASVSATTNAGFDITGSSLVMFEHDYFVQFVNMLLLTLGAIGFPVLIEVKDYLTKKPGDFFNFSLFTKLTSTTFAALVAVGALLIFLFDRTHFFADKSWHESLFFSLFQSVTTRNGGLATMDVSSFSLPTLLVICVLMFIGASPSSVGGGIRTTTFAIMIISIISYARGKSRVRVFKREIMSEDIFRSFIVINTAIMICGISIILLNVLEPQFTLIQIVFEACSAFGTTGLSMGITPDLHTGGKLIIIALMFIGRIGIFSFLFIIRGKVVKDNFRYPKEAMIIG, encoded by the coding sequence ATGTCTATGTTAAAGGTCAGCCATTTATTTGACCGGCTTTCACCTTTTCAAATCATAGTTATATTCTACATATCAGCCGTAATGATCTCTACGCTGCTCATCAGTCTGCCATTTCTTCACAAAGACGGGGAACCGATCAGCTTTATTGATAGTTTGTTCACGGCTGTAAGCGCTGTAAGTGTGACAGGACTGACTGTCGTCCCTACTCAGGAAACCTTTAATACGGCCGGATACTTTGTTATTATGTTTATCCTTCAATTCGGCGGGATCGGCATCATGACACTCGGGACGTTTATATGGATGATCATGGGTAAAAAGATCGGCTTGAAGAGAAGAGAGCTTATAAAAACTGACCAAAACCGCACAACATTTTCCGGGCTCGTACGACTGATCCGGCAAATTCTTGTCATTATTATTGCAATCGAAATTGTCGGAGCTCTCGTTCTTGGTCTCTACTTCACAGAATATTTTCCCACCGTAGGAGAAGCCTTTGTCCAGGGAATGTTTGCTTCAGTCAGTGCGACAACAAACGCTGGATTCGATATCACCGGCTCGTCTCTCGTCATGTTTGAGCACGATTACTTCGTGCAGTTTGTAAACATGCTTCTGTTGACCTTGGGAGCTATTGGTTTTCCCGTCCTTATTGAAGTAAAGGATTATTTAACGAAAAAACCTGGGGATTTCTTTAATTTTTCATTATTTACGAAGCTTACTTCTACAACGTTTGCAGCACTAGTCGCCGTTGGGGCATTATTGATATTTCTTTTTGACCGCACGCATTTCTTTGCAGATAAATCATGGCACGAGTCACTTTTTTTCTCGCTGTTTCAATCAGTAACGACGAGAAATGGCGGCTTGGCTACGATGGATGTCAGTTCATTTAGTCTTCCTACCCTGCTGGTTATTTGTGTGCTCATGTTTATCGGAGCATCTCCGAGCAGCGTCGGAGGCGGAATTCGGACGACTACTTTCGCCATTATGATCATCAGCATTATCTCCTATGCCCGGGGAAAAAGCCGTGTCCGTGTATTTAAACGGGAAATCATGTCAGAAGATATTTTTCGATCATTTATCGTGATTAATACAGCCATCATGATATGCGGCATTTCGATAATTTTATTAAATGTCCTGGAGCCGCAGTTTACACTCATCCAAATCGTGTTTGAAGCGTGTTCTGCTTTCGGTACGACAGGCTTGTCGATGGGCATCACCCCTGATTTGCATACAGGAGGAAAATTAATTATCATCGCTCTCATGTTTATCGGACGAATTGGAATCTTCTCCTTCTTATTCATTATTAGAGGAAAAGTTGTAAAGGATAATTTCCGTTATCCAAAAGAAGCGATGATTATCGGATAA
- a CDS encoding PTS lactose/cellobiose transporter subunit IIA, which yields MADNKITEIAFQIILYAGNGKSNAMEAIQEAKHGNFGDADRLIEEASQELSKSHRYQTELLQAEASGKENPLNVLLIHSQDHLMTSMTVRDLAVEIIEIYRTREGES from the coding sequence ATGGCAGACAATAAAATCACAGAAATTGCTTTTCAAATCATTTTATACGCAGGGAATGGCAAATCAAACGCGATGGAAGCCATTCAGGAAGCTAAGCACGGAAACTTTGGTGATGCGGATCGGTTAATCGAAGAAGCTAGCCAGGAGCTTTCAAAGTCGCACAGGTATCAGACAGAACTCTTACAAGCGGAGGCAAGCGGGAAGGAGAATCCCCTCAATGTCCTGCTTATTCATTCCCAGGACCATCTGATGACCTCAATGACGGTCAGGGATTTGGCTGTTGAGATTATCGAAATCTATCGAACTCGGGAAGGAGAATCATAA
- a CDS encoding ROK family protein: MMLGLHIGIDLGGTNVRVGTINEKGEIKELLQNTTEAEKGYDYTKSKMVDMVRTIREGQEISGIGIGAPGPLDPKEGLILSPPNLPGWDDIPIVDDLSKVFQTNVRLSNDANAAALAEAKFGSGQGYESVFYVTVSTGVGGGLVVNGNVFEGAQGYAGEIGNMILNPYGYQQSNLNRGSLESHASGTAIGKIAEERYEISGGAEEVFRLARTGDENAAAVVNEAIDYLAMGLANITHVINPSVFVLGGGVMKSESLILPPLKEKLKSYVYPGLVPEITLKLASLGGSAGVIGAALLAE; encoded by the coding sequence ATGATGTTGGGATTGCACATCGGTATTGATTTAGGTGGAACGAATGTAAGAGTAGGAACAATTAATGAAAAGGGAGAAATTAAGGAACTTCTGCAAAACACAACGGAAGCTGAAAAAGGGTATGACTATACGAAAAGTAAAATGGTGGATATGGTAAGAACTATTCGTGAAGGTCAGGAGATCAGCGGCATAGGGATAGGTGCCCCTGGTCCTCTTGATCCTAAGGAAGGATTGATCCTAAGCCCGCCTAATCTGCCTGGATGGGATGACATTCCGATTGTTGATGACTTAAGTAAAGTATTTCAAACCAATGTTCGTTTAAGCAATGATGCTAATGCTGCTGCCCTTGCTGAAGCAAAATTTGGAAGTGGCCAAGGCTATGAAAGTGTATTTTACGTAACGGTAAGTACCGGTGTTGGCGGCGGGCTTGTCGTAAATGGAAATGTCTTTGAGGGTGCTCAGGGCTACGCAGGGGAAATTGGCAATATGATCCTTAATCCTTATGGATATCAGCAGAGTAATTTGAACCGAGGCTCACTCGAAAGTCATGCGAGCGGAACGGCAATTGGTAAAATTGCTGAAGAACGGTATGAGATCAGCGGCGGTGCAGAGGAAGTGTTTCGCCTTGCTCGCACGGGAGATGAGAACGCAGCTGCTGTAGTGAATGAGGCGATTGATTATTTAGCCATGGGTCTTGCCAATATTACGCATGTCATAAATCCATCTGTATTTGTGCTGGGCGGTGGGGTGATGAAGTCAGAAAGCTTAATTCTGCCTCCTTTAAAAGAAAAGTTGAAATCGTATGTCTACCCCGGTCTAGTCCCGGAGATCACTCTGAAACTCGCTTCCCTTGGCGGAAGTGCAGGTGTCATCGGAGCGGCTTTATTAGCGGAATAG